In Methanocella paludicola SANAE, the sequence TCGAGCGCTTTCAGGCTGATGAGCGTCTTTTCAAGCGAGTCGAACGTCCTCACGAGGTCGGCCTCGGTGAAGGCGTTCATCGAGGGGATGCGGAATATTTTGCCCTTGAGCCTGTCCTGGCCTCCCGCGATCGCGACGCCGTCGTTAGCCTTCATGGGGCTCCTCAGGTCCTTGTCGCCTACTCCCGCGGGTAACTTGATAGCGGTGACGGTGTTGGATAATACGGTCTTTCCATCCGTAACCGGGTATAGCTCAAGGCCCAGCGCCTTAGCGGCCGACCTGATAGCCTCGGCGCCCTTCCTGTGGCGCGCGATACGCTTCTCGATCGTCTCTTCCTTGATCATGCGCATGGCTTCCGTCATGCCATAGAATAAAGTGACCGACGGCGTATACGGGGTCTCCGACCTCTCCGCTTCCGCCGACTTCTTGTACTTCTTAAGGTCCATGTAGTAGGGCGGGTTCTTGACCATCGAGTCCCAGGCTTTCTTGCTGACCGTGACCGACGAGAGGCCCGACGGCGCTCCAAGGCACTTCTGGGCTCCTGTAACGGCGATATCGATGCCCCACTTATCCACTTCGACCAGGTCTCCGCCTGCCGAGGTGATGCAGTCCATCACGAACAGTGCGTTGTACTTCTTCGCCAGCTTGCCGACCTCTTCCGCGGGATTCTTAACGCCGGCCGAGGTCTCGTTGTGGACCATCGTGATGGCTTTTGCGCCCTTCGAGAGCGCGTCCTCTACTTTTGCCAGGTCTATGGGGTTACCCCACTCGAACTCCAGGCTTTCGACGGCGCCGTAGCGGCCCGCTATGTCCCTGAAACGCTCGCCGAATTTACCATTAACGATCGATACGACTTTTTCGCCCTTGACCAGGTTCGAAATAGCGGCTTCCATGGCGCAAGAGCCCGAACCGGTGAGGACGTAAGTATCATTCTTAGTATTCAGGACGTACTGGAGAGCGTTCCTGCACTCGTCGTACATGTCGGAAAATGCCTTATCCCTGTGGTTGATCATCTGCTTCGACATTGCCTGCAATACCCTGGGGTGCAGCATAACCGGCCCCGGGATCATCAATAACGGTTCGTTCGCCATGTTTATCTCCTGTAGTAGGTACTTGTCTAAGATGGTTTAAACCATATATTTCTTTCGGGAATGGGCTGTGGGCGCCTTTTGAAAATAAAAAAGTTAGCGCCTTGCCCGGCTGGCCACGAATATGCCTGCTGCCACTAATGGTAAGGCCAGGGCGATGGCGCATGGCCCGGTGCCCGTCGTGCTCTGCCCGCCAGTGGAGGACGGCGAATTAGTGGCCGTAACTCCGGCGGTAGAAATATCGATGACCTGGTCCTGCCGGCCTTCATAGTCGTATAGAATGACCTTTACGATATTCGTGCCTTTAGGGGCCGCGGCCTCGACGAAGCGCATTTCTGAAGTACTGCCCGGAGCGATGGGATTCATCGTCGAATCGAAGAGCGTCTTATTCTTTCGGCCTTCCTGGTATATGTTGCCCTTATCGTCCATGAACGCAACGTACAGGTTGCCGTTCGCCGCTGCCGTACCTTTGTTCTCGTAAGTGAACCAGAGCTTCGGCCAGATCGAGTTGTCGGGGTCGGCCGAATAGGTATTGCCCTTATACTTATCCGTTATTTCGGCTTTTATTATGTGTACGACCATGTCGCCATACCGGTAGTCCTTGTTGATGGGTATGGTCACATCCGCCGCCGTCGCCGGCGCAACGAGGAGAGCCAGCGCGATGGCCACGACGAATAATGTGAAGGCTCGCATGCGCGATACATTATCATTTACGTATAAAGCCATTGTTCTCTCCCGGAATGATAAACACTATATATTAAAGAGGATAGAAGTAAGCTCAATCATACTTATATCGAGGCCGTTTTCATGAAATTCAACCCTGAAGAGGTCAAGCTAGAGACGCGAGAGGATTTTGATAAGGCGTGGAGCCAGAGCGGTAAGTATCTGACCCCCGTGGACCCGTCTAAAGACTATTCTATTAAGCCTGATAAGGGTAAGCCGTCCCCGGTCTATGATACGATGAACCGCCTGCGGGAGGCCTACCT encodes:
- a CDS encoding pyridoxal-phosphate-dependent aminotransferase family protein, translating into MANEPLLMIPGPVMLHPRVLQAMSKQMINHRDKAFSDMYDECRNALQYVLNTKNDTYVLTGSGSCAMEAAISNLVKGEKVVSIVNGKFGERFRDIAGRYGAVESLEFEWGNPIDLAKVEDALSKGAKAITMVHNETSAGVKNPAEEVGKLAKKYNALFVMDCITSAGGDLVEVDKWGIDIAVTGAQKCLGAPSGLSSVTVSKKAWDSMVKNPPYYMDLKKYKKSAEAERSETPYTPSVTLFYGMTEAMRMIKEETIEKRIARHRKGAEAIRSAAKALGLELYPVTDGKTVLSNTVTAIKLPAGVGDKDLRSPMKANDGVAIAGGQDRLKGKIFRIPSMNAFTEADLVRTFDSLEKTLISLKALDQGKKNAGVDAFRKVYNS